From a region of the Lasioglossum baleicum unplaced genomic scaffold, iyLasBale1 scaffold1325, whole genome shotgun sequence genome:
- the LOC143220629 gene encoding sterile alpha motif domain-containing protein 5-like has protein sequence MTMASNIVVEWLRSLHLGQYSESFIDNGYDDLEICKQIGDPDLDAIGVFNQTHRARLLQSVKTLREEGAASVYFTLEESTDCLCDNVSSKSSRTSSERPLSDKEAQRASPTASSSSGGQELTKFADEYEEGKAELVRIPRMQLRMLLQEKLRHDGIRLACQPYTTP, from the coding sequence ATGACGATGGCTAGCAACATTGTGGTCGAGTGGCTGCGCTCGCTTCACTTGGGCCAGTACTCCGAGTCGTTCATCGACAACGGCTACGACGACCTTGAGATATGCAAGCAAATCGGTGATCCCGATCTGGACGCTATCGGTGTTTTCAACCAGACCCATCGGGCGCGACTGCTGCAATCGGTGAAAACCCTAAGGGAAGAGGGCGCGGCCAGCGTTTACTTCACCCTCGAGGAAAGTACCGACTGCCTCTGCGACAATGTCAGCTCGAAATCTTCCAGAACGTCTTCTGAGAGGCCGCTGAGCGATAAAGAAGCGCAGAGGGCCTCGCCGACTGCCAGCTCCTCCAGCGGTGGTCAGGAATTAACCAAGTTCGCGGACGAGTACGAGGAGGGAAAGGCGGAGCTCGTCAGAATCCCAAGGATGCAACTCCGGATGCTGCTGCAGGAGAAGCTCAGGCACGACGGCATCAGGCTGGCTTGTCAACCTTACACAACACCG